One window of the Microcoleus sp. AS-A8 genome contains the following:
- a CDS encoding nitrogen fixation protein → MTELSKYGDSGSSFANQNEVGSMKPIIPTNASPLCPSTTHPEQGESVVFGVVGGTVESPRLAYLREPQPVTDELLAVSGSVAPTEVFRFAAPCAGSGCRHFDGTDCRLAQRIVSMLPTVVDILPVCPLRSSCRWWQQEGKAACLRCPQVVTKTYHPSEQLRQVATPTKND, encoded by the coding sequence ATGACGGAACTATCAAAGTATGGAGATAGCGGTAGTAGTTTCGCCAATCAGAATGAGGTGGGAAGTATGAAACCAATTATCCCGACGAATGCCTCGCCACTCTGCCCCAGCACGACTCACCCCGAACAGGGAGAAAGCGTTGTATTTGGTGTGGTGGGCGGTACTGTAGAGTCACCACGGCTTGCCTATCTCCGGGAACCTCAACCAGTGACGGATGAGCTATTGGCTGTATCCGGCTCAGTTGCTCCCACGGAGGTTTTTCGGTTTGCCGCTCCTTGTGCGGGTAGTGGCTGTCGGCATTTTGATGGTACGGATTGCCGTCTTGCCCAGCGGATTGTTAGTATGCTGCCAACGGTTGTAGATATACTGCCAGTCTGTCCACTACGCTCTAGCTGTCGATGGTGGCAGCAAGAAGGGAAAGCCGCCTGTCTACGCTGTCCGCAAGTTGTGACTAAAACTTACCACCCTTCTGAACAACTGCGCCAAGTAGCAACTCCGACTAAGAATGATTAG
- a CDS encoding WD40 repeat domain-containing protein yields the protein MLHQTLHGAWAFNGWLYSRLIRPCDITGINDGGLQHSAMEEPTQQPSDNSIRQADSIETETELDAAILAALERANEAHSVESFDNDSDDYIDAGFDMVLIDPLDPSQMIGWSDDEHEALSGPVPISPSLEDEMLSQVNAEAGHSILLGMFIDPSSEECKAQDLSLQVPIAPPVEEVKLPQPQSNDAVLGGQNPTLASSVVLGGLEGVKRRLVSTEVESKIVALKEALKYGQAGIDLVIQALKNESQSIAQAVYWQLRASSEPLAQQALQEYNPYQFLQCIFSGHLGWNGTNPVTISPDSQTLICGSIREGFILWNLYTGKRQPTLRIGSDSISCIAVSPDGLTLITGDWNGIIALWKLPTGEQKSTLYRSSGTIKSVAISSDGHTFVSGSENGTLRVWNLHNGEEVNTLKAHSSGINSVVISPDGLTLVSCGLGRTTNFREDRTIKVWNLHTGKLVNILQGHSSVVDSLAISPDSQTLVSGSQDGAINFWNLHTGKQLHTLRGHSKCVSSVVISRDGQTLVSASYDGTIKFWNLSDGKHLHTLEEPSEISSIAISPDGQTLVSTSDDGTIKVWR from the coding sequence ATGCTACATCAAACGCTTCATGGGGCTTGGGCATTCAATGGATGGCTTTATAGCCGTTTAATCAGACCTTGTGATATCACTGGGATAAATGATGGCGGTTTACAGCACAGTGCTATGGAAGAACCAACTCAACAGCCAAGCGACAACTCCATCCGTCAAGCTGACTCCATTGAGACAGAAACAGAATTAGATGCAGCTATCTTAGCCGCCCTTGAAAGAGCGAATGAAGCTCACAGTGTAGAGTCGTTTGATAACGATTCAGATGACTACATTGATGCGGGTTTTGACATGGTTCTTATAGATCCGTTAGATCCGTCACAGATGATAGGGTGGTCCGATGATGAGCATGAAGCTTTATCTGGACCAGTCCCGATTTCTCCGTCACTAGAAGACGAAATGCTGTCTCAGGTTAATGCTGAGGCTGGTCATTCTATATTGCTGGGTATGTTCATAGATCCGTCGTCTGAGGAGTGTAAGGCTCAAGATCTGTCTTTGCAAGTTCCGATCGCTCCACCCGTAGAAGAAGTCAAGTTGCCTCAGCCTCAATCCAACGATGCAGTTCTGGGGGGACAAAACCCAACATTGGCGAGTAGTGTGGTTTTGGGAGGACTCGAAGGTGTGAAGCGGCGCTTGGTAAGTACGGAGGTTGAGTCAAAAATCGTTGCCCTCAAAGAGGCTTTGAAGTATGGTCAAGCCGGCATAGACTTGGTGATTCAAGCTCTCAAGAATGAGTCGCAATCCATAGCTCAAGCGGTCTATTGGCAGCTTCGGGCTTCTTCAGAGCCGTTAGCGCAGCAGGCATTACAAGAATATAATCCATATCAATTTTTGCAGTGTATTTTCTCTGGACATTTAGGGTGGAATGGAACAAATCCTGTTACGATTAGCCCGGATAGTCAAACTTTAATCTGTGGCAGTATACGTGAGGGATTCATACTATGGAATCTGTACACGGGTAAACGACAGCCTACTCTGAGAATAGGTTCTGACTCTATTTCGTGCATCGCTGTTAGCCCAGATGGTCTGACCTTAATTACTGGCGATTGGAACGGAATCATTGCTCTGTGGAAATTGCCAACTGGCGAACAGAAAAGCACCCTTTATAGGTCTTCAGGAACGATCAAGTCTGTCGCCATCAGTTCAGATGGTCACACCTTCGTTAGTGGTAGTGAGAACGGAACCCTCAGAGTGTGGAATCTGCACAATGGCGAGGAGGTGAACACCCTCAAAGCACATTCCAGCGGCATCAATTCCGTTGTCATCAGCCCAGATGGTCTTACCTTGGTCAGTTGTGGTTTGGGGCGAACAACGAACTTCAGAGAAGATCGAACCATCAAAGTGTGGAATCTGCACACTGGCAAGCTGGTAAACATTCTCCAAGGGCATTCAAGCGTTGTTGATTCCCTTGCCATCAGTCCAGATAGCCAGACTTTAGTCAGTGGGAGTCAGGACGGAGCCATTAATTTCTGGAATCTACACACTGGCAAACAACTCCACACCCTTAGGGGGCATTCAAAATGTGTGAGTTCTGTTGTTATCAGTCGGGATGGTCAAACCTTAGTTAGTGCAAGTTATGACGGAACTATCAAATTTTGGAATCTGAGTGATGGCAAACATCTGCACACCCTGGAAGAGCCTTCAGAGATCAGTTCCATCGCTATCAGCCCGGATGGTCAAACCTTAGTGAGTACGAGTGATGACGGAACTATCAAAGTATGGAGATAG
- a CDS encoding Ig-like domain-containing protein has product MLVLSLLIGLVLWGGDRTRPYVREFSWQNQQVGVADTFFVLTFNRPMDHASVEANLHIEPPLPGLLSWAGRRLVYTLSNPAPYGTAYQVELQKAQQIMGEAGNRMQPFVGQFRTRDRAFAYLGVEGDEKGRLILYNLTRQQKTPLTPKNWVVTDFKPYPTGDRILFAASDWSNYGPGLFEQQLYTVTTGLSGMSASQPNSTPKAGNIHPVIDNLDYQNLKFDLSPNGQIIVVFRVNRRHIEDSGLWVLRPDVPWQPLLKQPGGDFLITPDSAAIANSQGEGVAILPLTPQAKPLDFLPKFDKVLSFSSDGVRAAMLKSNSDFTQSLFLVTNQGEQKELLKTNGELLNCQFDSTAKKLYCLMMQLVQGKEYSQQLSLMGIDLKTFKVEPLLVLSKPSQMEMSVSPDGLSLLFDQVVTKTTLPSPEDLTTEVGSAITTSRLLLLPLVNKTPQSKTSSVPYQELPLRGFHPYWLP; this is encoded by the coding sequence ATGCTAGTGCTGAGTTTGCTAATTGGCTTGGTGTTGTGGGGGGGCGATCGCACTCGACCTTATGTGCGGGAGTTTAGCTGGCAAAACCAACAAGTTGGGGTGGCAGATACCTTTTTCGTCCTCACCTTCAACCGTCCCATGGATCATGCCAGTGTGGAAGCCAACCTGCATATTGAGCCACCCCTACCAGGATTGTTGAGTTGGGCTGGACGGCGGTTGGTCTATACTTTATCCAATCCAGCGCCCTATGGAACAGCCTATCAAGTGGAATTGCAGAAGGCTCAGCAGATCATGGGGGAAGCTGGGAATCGGATGCAGCCGTTTGTTGGTCAATTTCGCACCCGCGATCGCGCTTTTGCCTACTTGGGTGTCGAGGGAGACGAAAAGGGACGGTTAATTCTCTACAATCTCACCCGTCAACAAAAAACACCGCTCACCCCCAAAAACTGGGTTGTGACAGACTTTAAACCTTACCCAACCGGCGATCGCATTTTATTTGCGGCTAGCGACTGGTCGAATTATGGCCCCGGATTGTTTGAACAACAACTTTACACCGTCACCACGGGGTTGTCTGGGATGTCTGCAAGCCAACCCAACTCAACCCCAAAAGCTGGCAACATCCACCCAGTTATAGATAACTTAGACTATCAAAATCTCAAATTTGACCTGTCCCCCAATGGACAAATAATTGTCGTCTTTCGGGTGAATCGGCGTCATATCGAGGACTCTGGACTCTGGGTACTGCGACCCGATGTGCCTTGGCAACCCCTGCTCAAACAGCCTGGAGGGGACTTTTTGATTACACCGGATAGTGCCGCGATCGCCAATTCCCAAGGAGAGGGGGTAGCGATATTACCCCTGACACCTCAGGCAAAACCCCTGGATTTTCTCCCGAAGTTTGATAAGGTACTCAGTTTTTCCAGCGATGGCGTCCGAGCCGCGATGCTAAAATCGAACAGCGATTTTACACAATCGCTGTTTCTGGTCACAAACCAGGGTGAACAGAAAGAACTCCTGAAGACGAACGGCGAATTGCTCAATTGTCAGTTCGACTCTACTGCCAAAAAGCTCTACTGCTTGATGATGCAGTTAGTACAGGGGAAAGAATACTCTCAACAACTATCCCTGATGGGAATTGACTTAAAAACCTTTAAAGTTGAGCCACTGTTGGTACTGTCCAAGCCCTCGCAGATGGAGATGAGTGTATCACCCGATGGCTTGTCCCTGCTGTTTGATCAGGTTGTCACGAAAACAACACTGCCCTCACCAGAGGATTTAACCACAGAGGTTGGGTCTGCGATTACCACAAGTCGCCTCTTATTGCTGCCTCTGGTCAACAAAACACCACAATCCAAGACTAGCTCTGTTCCCTATCAAGAGCTACCTTTACGGGGTTTTCACCCTTACTGGTTACCTTGA
- a CDS encoding N-acetylmuramoyl-L-alanine amidase, producing MKFHWLLPSFLGFFLLSSPAYARQLLNWRFEANQNRLTFITDEGVQPKAQLISNPTRLVIDLPGIMMERSTVDQLVGGAIRSVRVGQVDNNTTRLVVELNPGYTLNPQRVQFRGISSNQWMVQLPIPQPVAQLPNSISPPLEIPVPSPAVSRPTVNYPQVPRGRLVVMIDPGHGGKDSGAIGLGGIQEKDVILPISQRVAAILEQQGIHAILTRSSDYFVDLAPRVEMAKRQNADLFVSIHANSIDNRPDVNGLETYYFDRGERLAQTIHNSILQSLDIKDRRVRRARFYVLRNNPMPAVLVEVGFVTGVEDAPRLGTAAYENQMAQAIANGILQYIQQNQYVGGLH from the coding sequence GTGAAATTTCACTGGTTATTGCCCAGTTTTTTGGGCTTTTTTCTGCTCTCCTCTCCGGCTTATGCGCGTCAACTGCTCAATTGGCGTTTTGAAGCCAATCAGAATCGATTGACCTTTATCACAGACGAAGGGGTTCAACCCAAGGCACAACTCATTAGCAATCCCACACGTCTGGTGATTGATTTGCCCGGTATTATGATGGAACGCTCAACAGTCGATCAGCTAGTCGGAGGGGCAATTCGCTCGGTGCGAGTCGGACAGGTTGACAACAATACAACACGTTTGGTGGTTGAACTCAATCCGGGTTACACTCTCAACCCTCAACGCGTGCAATTTCGGGGAATTTCTTCTAATCAATGGATGGTGCAATTACCGATACCACAACCGGTAGCTCAATTACCCAATTCAATTTCCCCACCGCTAGAGATTCCTGTACCGTCGCCGGCGGTAAGTCGTCCCACCGTCAACTATCCCCAGGTTCCTCGGGGGCGATTAGTCGTGATGATTGATCCGGGGCATGGGGGTAAAGATTCTGGAGCGATTGGATTGGGTGGGATACAAGAGAAAGATGTTATCCTGCCGATCTCACAACGAGTCGCCGCGATTTTGGAGCAACAGGGTATCCACGCTATTTTGACGCGATCAAGTGATTATTTCGTAGACTTGGCTCCGAGGGTGGAAATGGCGAAACGGCAGAATGCTGACTTATTTGTCAGCATTCACGCCAATTCCATCGATAATCGTCCAGATGTCAATGGATTGGAAACCTATTATTTTGATCGCGGTGAGCGTCTCGCTCAAACCATCCACAACAGTATTTTGCAAAGTCTTGATATTAAAGATCGCAGAGTACGACGAGCAAGATTTTACGTCCTCAGGAATAATCCCATGCCGGCAGTTTTAGTCGAAGTGGGTTTTGTCACAGGTGTTGAAGATGCACCCAGACTCGGCACCGCTGCATACGAGAACCAAATGGCACAAGCGATCGCCAATGGCATCCTCCAGTACATTCAGCAAAATCAGTATGTTGGGGGGTTGCATTAA
- a CDS encoding DUF389 domain-containing protein: MSVVIGYFFTVNPKIPEIASRTRVSGSDLILAFASGMAGALSLTPGVTNAIVGVMVAVTLLPPLVTFGLWIGSGHWQVAVGSMLLLLTNLICLNLAGLITFFSMLIAIALV; encoded by the coding sequence TTGTCTGTCGTAATCGGATATTTTTTCACAGTCAACCCAAAGATTCCTGAAATTGCCTCCAGGACAAGAGTGAGTGGCTCAGACCTTATCCTGGCTTTCGCTTCAGGCATGGCAGGCGCACTCTCACTCACACCCGGAGTCACGAACGCCATTGTGGGAGTTATGGTAGCAGTGACTTTACTCCCGCCTTTGGTGACATTCGGACTGTGGATTGGCTCAGGTCATTGGCAAGTCGCTGTAGGGTCAATGTTGTTATTACTAACTAACTTGATCTGCCTGAATTTAGCAGGATTGATTACGTTTTTCAGTATGCTGATAGCGATCGCCCTTGTTTAA
- a CDS encoding TIR domain-containing protein, whose product MNNLFDAFISYGRADSLAFGRTLYEQLLKVGLKIWFDQNDIPLGVDFQNQIDDGIEKAQNFLFIIAPHSVNSPYCLKEIELAIKRNKRIIPLLHVEQISRETWQQRFPLGTDEEWEAYKAKGKHTVFQNMHPTIGKINWVYFREGIDDFEKSFAGLIDLLRRNADYVEQHTRFLAKALEWERHQKQTNCLLIGEEKQQAEAWLKIRFKDEQPPCLPTDLHCEYITESIKNANNLMTQVFISYADEDRATMEKIRNSLRRESITVWTNTTDIQTGEAFEEAMKRGIEQADNVVYLLSPDSVKSYFARKELDYALSLNKRIIPVLVRKISSESIPNVLQNLHYIDLTDNVLEEDYHLDESQLLRILRQDEAYYNEHKVLLTKALKWKRQHENPSILLRGYNLRSAQSWLKVANKRTQHPPIPLIEEFIGESLRQPPAISLDVFISYSRADADFARKLNDELQLQGKTTWFDQESIASGADFAQEIKQGINACDNFLFILSPRSVNSPYCAEEVQYAAQLNKRFVTVLHRQVNSDELHPHLRKVQWIDFNQNERDFNANFNQLVRTLDTDREHVHSHTKWLQRAIEWDSKGKSADLLLRGSEFAIAQNWLQQAEQQKKQPATTPLQKEYILESGNAIAIALKKEKRQVIILRSLLGVMSVALVAVAGLGWQAYRQEKEAKQLLKGQVYALTRYSEALIASNQEFDALIEGIRAGTQLSEQPDKRELDLWERVEKALRAALNDRKEFNRLGEDNTTVSVSPDNETIATVSKNGEVKLWNFQGKTFKTLPHKGEVTDIFFSPDDGKTIATLSEDKTVKLWNKDRKELGRVPEQAVSFVEFSPDGKLIATYSGDFNNSTVKLWKLDGEKFNRFNPFPSGEKFNYLTFSDDGKLIVTFNSGNEGNTTVKFWKLDGEKLNRFNPFPSSEKFDSLIFSRNGKLIATYSASGDGSGKLWSMEGKQFKRLLFNEKFDFVKFSRDTKLIATYRGNFPNRVGKLWSVAGKQLKPLLPNETFNYLEFSPDSKLIATVSGDRDNKTVKLWNLNSKEPKILSRNAENRKVWFSPDSKIIATANQDNTVQLWNQNGDELQTLHSGTSVDRVHFSSEGDAVSAAMPKGLIATLSLDNTVKLWSFDSRERRVLSDADTPVYDVSFSPDGKLIATYSGSGNNRIINLRSIEGKQLKPLLPNEKFDSLILGSDSKLISTYSSGGNKTGKLWSVEGKQLKRLLPNETFDYSYFSPNGKLIVTFSWSGNNRTYKLWSLEGNQLKRFLPNETFNDVSFSDSDSELVATYRKDGDNSTVKLWSTDGKPLKHFTVKEQFDSLEVSPDGRLIATEPPSESNSTVKFWSVDGKPIQLLPANEKIDHLQFSLDSKLIATFRGNGDSSTVKFWKLEGQEPRNLLTVSNVRGYNVKFSPDNKTIAAAVGNNRVQLWSQEGKELATLKLNSSIADLSFSPDGKILAIATADNKVTVWYLNLNQWISQSHKRLEELVEQACQEVGNYLNNSAPESDRTLCDGIGEK is encoded by the coding sequence ATGAATAATTTGTTCGATGCTTTCATTTCCTACGGACGAGCAGATAGCCTAGCTTTCGGAAGAACACTTTATGAGCAATTGCTCAAAGTTGGGCTTAAGATTTGGTTTGACCAGAACGACATCCCTCTTGGGGTAGATTTCCAAAATCAGATTGATGATGGGATTGAGAAGGCACAGAATTTTCTGTTTATTATTGCACCGCATTCGGTGAATTCACCCTATTGCCTGAAAGAAATTGAGTTAGCGATTAAGCGTAATAAACGGATTATTCCCTTATTGCACGTCGAGCAAATTAGTCGGGAAACCTGGCAGCAGAGATTCCCCCTTGGTACAGATGAAGAGTGGGAAGCATATAAAGCGAAAGGGAAACATACGGTTTTTCAGAATATGCATCCGACGATTGGCAAGATTAACTGGGTGTATTTTCGAGAGGGAATTGATGATTTTGAGAAGTCTTTTGCCGGCTTAATTGATTTGCTCCGTAGGAATGCTGATTATGTGGAACAGCATACGCGGTTCTTAGCCAAGGCGTTGGAGTGGGAGAGGCATCAAAAACAAACAAACTGCTTGTTAATTGGTGAAGAAAAACAACAGGCAGAAGCTTGGTTGAAGATACGATTTAAAGATGAGCAACCCCCTTGTCTTCCCACTGACTTGCATTGCGAATACATTACCGAAAGTATCAAGAATGCTAACAACTTGATGACTCAGGTGTTTATCTCCTATGCCGATGAGGATAGGGCGACGATGGAGAAGATTCGCAACAGTTTGAGGCGGGAAAGTATTACGGTTTGGACGAATACAACCGATATTCAAACGGGGGAAGCATTTGAGGAGGCGATGAAGCGGGGGATTGAACAGGCGGATAATGTGGTTTATTTGCTTTCGCCTGACTCGGTAAAGTCTTATTTTGCTCGGAAAGAATTAGATTATGCTTTATCGCTGAATAAACGGATTATACCAGTTTTAGTGCGAAAAATATCATCAGAATCGATACCGAATGTACTTCAGAATTTGCACTATATTGACCTGACGGACAATGTTTTGGAAGAAGATTATCATCTTGATGAAAGCCAACTGTTGAGGATTTTGCGGCAGGATGAGGCTTACTATAACGAGCATAAAGTTTTGCTGACCAAAGCGCTGAAGTGGAAGCGGCAACACGAGAATCCGAGTATTCTGTTGCGAGGGTATAACCTGCGGAGTGCCCAGTCTTGGTTGAAGGTGGCAAATAAGAGAACTCAGCATCCGCCGATACCGTTAATTGAAGAATTTATTGGTGAAAGTTTGCGGCAACCGCCTGCAATATCATTGGATGTATTTATTTCTTATTCTCGTGCGGATGCGGACTTTGCCCGGAAGCTGAATGATGAACTGCAACTTCAGGGGAAAACGACGTGGTTTGACCAAGAAAGTATTGCATCGGGGGCGGATTTTGCCCAGGAGATTAAACAGGGAATTAATGCTTGCGATAACTTTTTGTTTATTCTCTCGCCCCGTTCTGTGAATTCGCCCTATTGTGCTGAAGAGGTGCAGTATGCAGCGCAGTTGAATAAGCGGTTTGTGACGGTGCTGCATCGGCAGGTGAATTCAGATGAGCTGCATCCGCACTTAAGGAAGGTTCAGTGGATTGATTTTAATCAGAATGAGCGGGATTTTAATGCCAATTTCAATCAATTGGTGAGAACTCTCGATACAGATCGGGAACACGTTCATAGTCATACGAAATGGTTGCAAAGAGCAATTGAATGGGACTCCAAAGGTAAAAGTGCTGATTTGCTATTGCGGGGCAGTGAATTTGCGATCGCTCAAAACTGGTTGCAGCAAGCGGAGCAACAAAAGAAACAACCCGCCACAACTCCTTTGCAGAAGGAATACATTCTTGAAAGTGGAAATGCGATCGCAATCGCACTCAAGAAAGAAAAACGTCAGGTTATTATCTTAAGGTCGCTGCTGGGTGTAATGAGTGTGGCACTCGTAGCCGTTGCAGGCTTAGGTTGGCAGGCGTATCGGCAAGAGAAGGAAGCAAAACAACTTTTGAAAGGCCAAGTCTATGCCTTGACTCGATACTCAGAAGCTCTCATTGCCTCAAATCAAGAGTTTGATGCTCTGATTGAAGGCATTAGAGCAGGAACGCAACTGTCAGAGCAGCCCGATAAAAGAGAATTGGACTTATGGGAGCGGGTAGAGAAAGCGTTACGGGCAGCACTTAACGATCGCAAAGAATTTAACCGTCTGGGAGAAGACAATACTACTGTCAGTGTCAGCCCAGACAATGAAACAATTGCTACTGTCAGTAAAAATGGGGAAGTTAAACTTTGGAATTTCCAAGGTAAGACTTTCAAAACCCTTCCTCACAAGGGAGAGGTTACAGACATCTTTTTCAGTCCCGACGATGGTAAGACAATTGCCACTCTCAGCGAGGATAAGACAGTTAAGCTTTGGAACAAGGACCGCAAAGAACTTGGACGTGTGCCAGAGCAGGCAGTTTCGTTCGTGGAGTTTAGTCCTGACGGTAAGCTGATTGCTACCTATAGCGGGGACTTCAACAACAGCACAGTCAAGCTCTGGAAACTTGATGGAGAGAAATTCAATCGCTTCAATCCCTTCCCCTCTGGCGAGAAGTTCAACTATCTTACATTCAGCGACGACGGCAAGTTGATTGTTACCTTCAATAGTGGCAATGAGGGAAATACAACTGTCAAATTTTGGAAACTTGATGGAGAGAAACTCAATCGCTTCAATCCCTTCCCCTCTAGCGAGAAGTTTGATTCCCTGATATTCAGCCGCAACGGCAAGTTGATTGCCACTTATAGTGCGAGTGGAGACGGCAGCGGCAAACTCTGGAGTATGGAGGGGAAGCAATTCAAACGCTTGCTCTTTAACGAGAAGTTTGATTTCGTGAAATTCAGCCGTGACACCAAGCTGATTGCTACCTATAGAGGGAATTTTCCCAACCGGGTGGGCAAACTTTGGAGCGTTGCGGGGAAACAGCTCAAACCTTTGCTCCCTAATGAGACGTTCAATTACTTAGAATTCAGCCCCGACAGTAAGTTGATAGCAACCGTCAGTGGGGATAGGGACAACAAGACGGTCAAACTCTGGAACCTTAATAGTAAAGAACCCAAAATCTTATCTCGTAACGCTGAGAACCGGAAAGTCTGGTTCAGTCCTGACAGCAAGATAATTGCTACTGCTAATCAAGATAATACTGTCCAACTCTGGAACCAAAATGGAGATGAACTTCAAACCCTTCATTCAGGTACTTCAGTGGATAGGGTTCACTTTAGCTCAGAAGGCGATGCGGTAAGCGCAGCTATGCCCAAAGGGCTTATCGCAACGTTGAGTTTGGACAACACAGTCAAACTGTGGAGTTTTGATAGCAGAGAACGCAGAGTTCTGAGTGATGCTGATACTCCAGTTTATGATGTCAGCTTTAGCCCCGATGGCAAACTAATTGCCACTTATAGTGGCAGTGGGAACAACAGGATAATCAATCTCCGCAGCATTGAGGGGAAACAACTCAAACCCTTACTCCCTAACGAGAAGTTTGATTCCTTGATATTGGGGTCTGATAGTAAGCTGATTAGCACCTATAGTTCGGGAGGTAACAAAACAGGTAAACTTTGGAGCGTTGAGGGGAAGCAACTCAAACGTTTGCTCCCTAACGAGACGTTCGATTACTCCTATTTCAGCCCTAATGGCAAGCTAATTGTCACCTTTAGTTGGAGTGGGAACAACAGAACTTATAAGCTTTGGAGCCTTGAGGGGAATCAGCTCAAACGCTTTCTCCCTAACGAGACGTTCAATGACGTGAGCTTTAGCGACTCTGACAGTGAGCTAGTTGCCACCTATCGTAAGGATGGGGACAACAGCACAGTCAAGCTCTGGAGCACTGACGGGAAGCCACTAAAGCACTTTACCGTCAAAGAGCAGTTCGATAGTTTAGAAGTGAGTCCTGATGGCAGGTTAATTGCCACTGAGCCGCCGAGCGAAAGCAACAGCACGGTCAAGTTTTGGAGCGTTGATGGGAAGCCGATTCAACTCTTGCCTGCTAACGAGAAGATCGATCATCTGCAATTTAGCCTCGACAGCAAGTTGATTGCTACCTTCCGTGGGAATGGGGACAGCAGTACAGTTAAATTCTGGAAACTTGAAGGTCAGGAACCCCGAAACCTGCTAACGGTGAGTAACGTTCGAGGCTACAATGTGAAATTCAGTCCTGACAACAAGACAATTGCTGCCGCCGTCGGCAACAATAGGGTCCAACTCTGGAGTCAAGAAGGCAAAGAACTCGCTACTCTTAAACTAAACAGCTCGATCGCCGATCTAAGTTTTAGCCCCGACGGCAAGATACTCGCTATTGCCACTGCTGACAACAAGGTAACTGTGTGGTACTTGAATCTGAATCAATGGATAAGTCAGTCACACAAAAGACTTGAGGAGCTTGTGGAGCAAGCGTGTCAGGAAGTGGGGAATTATCTCAACAATAGCGCTCCTGAGAGCGATCGCACTCTCTGCGACGGCATTGGCGAGAAGTGA
- a CDS encoding endonuclease/exonuclease/phosphatase family protein, with protein sequence MPQSRLAFKRAVRLAKFLLNVAAAGATIATLLGFAGSLWWVFELFEHPRPQYCLILVAAIMVGGISRQAWSFAWCLPLLLNVAFIVPLFFSSAQGSYLQPANLIPGSTLRLLLVNLDHHNQDTRPAIEYIESQNVDVVLLQELTSRWLNTLQSNLSRYRVATSLPRENSTGVAMLVPTTPSKSVEIEGTQIVELPPNSGAPLIETTLRWGSREVVILGLSIARPHNRGSSAFQQVEFDAAAEWSLRQQRQDKREVVVMGDFNTTPWSGRFRKFLQDSDLRNSLRGFGLQPTWHAALPSPLMIAIDHCLHSPSIRTINRATGANIGSDHLPLLVELQRGF encoded by the coding sequence ATGCCTCAGTCAAGATTGGCCTTCAAGCGAGCAGTCCGTTTAGCTAAATTCTTACTGAATGTTGCTGCGGCGGGTGCCACAATCGCTACCCTTCTCGGTTTTGCCGGCAGTCTGTGGTGGGTTTTCGAGCTGTTCGAGCATCCCAGACCCCAATACTGTTTAATTCTGGTAGCTGCAATCATGGTTGGCGGCATTTCGCGTCAAGCCTGGAGCTTTGCTTGGTGTTTGCCGTTATTGCTCAACGTGGCGTTTATCGTTCCCCTGTTTTTCTCATCGGCTCAAGGCTCTTACTTACAACCAGCCAACCTCATCCCTGGCAGTACCTTGCGTCTTCTCCTCGTTAACCTCGATCATCACAATCAGGACACAAGGCCAGCCATAGAGTATATAGAATCACAAAACGTCGATGTAGTTCTGTTGCAAGAGCTCACATCAAGATGGCTGAATACGCTGCAATCCAATCTCTCACGATACCGAGTGGCTACGTCTTTACCACGAGAGAATTCCACAGGTGTAGCCATGCTTGTACCCACTACGCCATCCAAGTCAGTTGAGATAGAGGGGACGCAAATCGTAGAATTGCCGCCTAACTCAGGAGCACCCCTGATCGAAACTACGCTGCGATGGGGCAGTAGAGAAGTGGTAATCCTCGGTTTGAGTATAGCCCGTCCACATAATCGCGGCTCTTCAGCCTTTCAACAGGTAGAGTTTGATGCCGCCGCCGAGTGGAGCCTTCGTCAGCAGAGACAAGACAAACGGGAGGTTGTTGTGATGGGTGACTTTAATACTACCCCGTGGTCAGGTCGATTTCGCAAGTTTCTACAGGATAGCGATCTGCGTAATTCGCTGCGCGGGTTTGGGTTGCAACCGACATGGCACGCCGCTTTACCCTCACCCCTGATGATTGCGATCGACCATTGCTTGCATAGTCCATCTATTAGAACGATCAACCGTGCTACGGGTGCCAATATTGGCTCAGATCATTTGCCACTGTTGGTGGAATTGCAAAGAGGTTTTTAG